Proteins found in one Anopheles aquasalis chromosome 3, idAnoAquaMG_Q_19, whole genome shotgun sequence genomic segment:
- the LOC126575805 gene encoding serine-rich adhesin for platelets-like isoform X3, whose amino-acid sequence MDSMKRNEANNSSHHQSKVVLMKQEADSKNETDLCKISVSEVISHELNNSSRDSASARCSSKSGCKGLKSSFCNSDDASVVVRKNNHIHKIQHPKATTSNLFVKESADSTNSLPEKDISDIKDSNFDDDNEWDVGIGDLIIDLDADIEKTGSNHLQQQQEQQNYLNQSQQQVVEKAVSKNIHASACAGGLTLTANEILGCSDIRNVSSTTTNINNLRFLSAGNSFSEDNNIASCSVSTNTSSTEGHRHRHNHQSHHHRNKYLSSTGSSEGDSLFKTIQQPVRNSPTTATKVDCRASDSDVNTESNLSRSVLADSKKEVPNVNSGIEQHICSSGSVRGKNSGTSQSKTSNEINLCNTIITMSSTASSSSSKSTTKLSVDHQATLDKGLKMKIKRTKPGTKTSEAKHEIVKSDQNGTTPTTATLTCSSGSSSSSVSSVLGNALSSQTTSTSGVMTTSSSTTQSSQSIVTNINVSATTIAVTHSTKAADNTGMAAVLNTSNNNNNNSNIISNIALTTSIGSPSTNATHVLGLGGVAMVTGQNVSCNNNANGNTVNIGTVGVSTSTGGNCNISTNNNSCLVGTNNSSGNNSKKHSSQSTCNIANANSSISTVGVNNANQQQTIHCSSLHTSQQQSQLQTSNKRSNSSHRRDKGKDKTTHHNQRDKNEQGSQHQHQQQQPQQQHQQQQHQQQEQPQLQQHHQQQEQQQQQQQQQQQQQQEQQQQHEQQQQQLQQEQQQQEQQQQKQQLQQEQQQLQPQAQPQQQSHHHHHHNNYQHHVSEDIVPSGNSNRSSAISTSSCTCSSYGGQVNGLPQQQQSPCSSTSCIYSKSMLSEGSGPSTDATMITKQRLSKIGGSTGTNSNTTLMTAVGSPIASSTANSNNSLNTSGPTLYVKDVCKMINTASSTISSENTISPNVNSNSVIDITGGNSYSTNSMVSKVHLQNSLQCTADVNKNKISSCNMTVSSGMFLASEGTSVSPGLHTQDGMMYGSSPPPAKRHKGDRKDMVDVCVGTSVGTITEPDCLGPCEPGTSVTLEGIVWHETEGGVLVVNVTWRGKTYVGTLIDCTKHDWAPPRFCDSPTEELDSRTPKGRGKRGRSSTMLPSNDLSNFTETRSSMHSKLRNGGSKGRGGRGGVIEPNSAKLQTGTSGSNTLTSGNSASCAVATIGSNNTPSTSPIAFLPPRAEKRKSKDESPSAHAGGGNSGAVFITGGGSLAGSTNVSIGNNVINPTNETTGNSPDNVLNRGSNSGGCGDGMMASGTQYAIAGPAVGLSVNVGGAGISVGKKSKVSTSPCAISPVLLECPEQDCNKKYKHANGLKYHQSHAHAGSASSMDEDSLHAPESPQPTKTPPPPPVISQLGAAVETCSGSQPNIQTGKLLLNPETSALAVSNKSELVLALSTTTTIAADQTSSNSTAIVSTVQSGSVPCTSTSSSQLSQQSLGSQPSQKMLTTAVQATCNTIASINDSESSVAHMIGGILLQPSCKSADQTATKTNTSELNDNIASNGCDMGMISLNDEADVSAKLEIGAGSNSRSSASVSTILSGSSAGDAAKTPSNFAKQKKIRKSPVPSEYDAMTSSASNRTEDVQSPAYSDISDDSTPVTDLTEIPTNNGEGSEKSKGPHLTEASVTRKSNELSGEGVTSAAKSSSTAVGSLGQLTGYGLYPFYSGLPHQQPPTAGGSYIQTAPDLGSGPGSASSSGVVEYIKNKEPPLDLINKPGAGCSSQISLHQQPTASALPTPPTLTSGSTPPSTDVARGTAMNSSVVGMSHQDDIKDGSILSAGPLSTPPGSKMLQHYYPYGYVASGYSYPGLDPGYGPLPVMTEESKHNSIVTVKEERFKESQGTSEYNKLALTPVMATKIMKSESLKDIKTEPVLSVGAHHGSGLLTKEQSLTSLNSQPPPSPLPPHSLGPYGNIFQRHGLNAASPTGGLPPSTATHISTRDEDLRRLFSYSEQRRVSSGSGNGPPPGHPIATGINPKEESHSLSSHTTQSQHQPMLAVSQPGAKSSKSSSSSLQSSSSSTVKGMVKSSDVTSIKLQQEEKESNVKVKQEGQKPTMETQGPPPPPTSQYYSPSLYMSAAPFGFDHNHQMYRQMLVSTAPYNASPYHLQIPRFNHPPEDLSRNQSTKALDLLQHHANQYYNSHKIHELGERALKSPTSSSVKVSVSNSNLSQQASCQNPNLCIPSPNNSSTGLSLQQQQSVVVGQQQSSSNSTGSGGGIGTTNVGGSVGCGVGSGSGGGDIGSGNGSSGGGGDSAIGGSGGGSGAPPLQQTSSQQQSINSIGTHMQGSLVNNNGPASSNSGSGVNNGNGSSVISSTGGSGAKDCTHSMDHHGNTSGNNSQQQPSGTSGQSLTGSGNSNVRSPPPQRHVHTHHHTHVGLGYPMFQAPYGAVLASPQAAAVTVLSPFQTGPTAK is encoded by the exons ATGGATTCAATGAAACGCAACGaggcaaacaacagcagccaccatcaAAGCAAGGTGGTCTTAATGAAACAAGAAGCTGATTCTAAAAACGAAACAGATCTATGCAAAATCAGTGTCAGCGAAGTTATAAGTCACGAACTAAATAATAGCTCTCGCGACAGTGCCAGTGCTAGATGCAGCAGTAAGAGTGGATGTAAAGGCCTCAAGAGCAGTTTTTGCAATTCAGACGACGCATCAGTGGTTGTACGTAAGAATAACCACATACATAAAATTCAGCATCCGAAGGCAACGACATCGAACTTGTTTGTTAAGGAATCGGCGGACTCGACTAATTCGCTGCCGGAAAAAGATATCAGCGACATTAAAGATTCAAACTTTGATGACGACAATGAATGGGACGTAGGCATTGGAGATCTGATCATAGATCTAGACGCTGATATTGAAAAAACTGGTTCAaatcatcttcagcagcagcaagaacaaCAGAATTATTTGAATCAgtcacagcagcaggttgTCGAGAAAGCAGTTTCGAAAAACATACACGCATCTGCGTGTGCTGGAGGACTGACACTAACTGCGAACGAAATTCTTGGATGTTCAGACATCCGGAATGTTTCAAGCACTACGACAAATATTAACAATTTGAGGTTCTTGAGTGCTGGTAATTCGTTTTCTGAGGACAACAATATTGCGTCTTGTTCTGTTTCTACAAATACGAGCAGTACTGAGGggcatcgtcaccgtcataATCAtcaaagccaccaccatcgaaatAAATATCTATCATCTACCGGGAGCAGTGAAGGAGACTCATTATTCAAGACAATTCAGCAGCCCGTTCGGAATAGTCCAACGACAGCTACTAAAGTTGATTGTCGTGCTAGTGACAGTGACGTAAATACCGAATCCAACTTGTCGCGATCAGTTTTGGCAGATAGTAAGAAGGAAGTGCCTAACGTTAACTCTGGTATTGAACAGCATATATGCTCCAGTGGAAGCGTTCGTGGTAAAAATTCCGGGACGAGCCAATCAAAAACTAGCAACGAAATTAACCTCTGTAATACCATTATCACAATGTCTTCGACTGCGAGTAGTTCCAGCAGCAAGTCAACGACTAAGTTGTCTGTTGATCATCAAGCCACACTGGACAAAGGATTAAAGATGAAAATAAAACGTACCAAACCGGGTACGAAAACATCTGAAGCAAAGCATGAAATCGTTAAGTCTGACCAGAATGGAACGACCCCAACTACTGCCACCCTCACATGTAGTAGTGGAAGTTCGAGTTCCAGCGTTAGTTCTGTTTTGGGAAATGCGTTATCATCGCAAACTACCTCAACTAGCGGCGTGATGACTACATCGTCGAGCACAACTCAATCTTCACAAAGCATTGTGACAAACATAAACGTTAGTGCGACAACAATTGCCGTAACACACTCAACGAAAGCTGCTGATAATACGGGTATGGCTGCTGTACTCAACACaagtaataacaataataataacagcAACATAATCAGTAATATTGCACTCACTACTTCTATCGGCAGTCCCAGTACAAATGCAACCCACGTGCTAGGGCTAGGAGGGGTTGCAATGGTTACTGGACAAAATGTAAGTTGCAACAATAATGCAAATGGAAATACTGTTAATATTGGAACCGTAGGTGTTAGTACCAGTACAGGTGGCAACTGTAATATCAGTACAAATAACAACAGCTGCCTAGTTGGAACAAATAATAGTAGCGGTAACAACAGTAAAAAGCATTCATCCCAATCTACTTGTAATATTGCCAacgcaaacagcagcatcagcaccgtcGGTGTGAACAATGCtaatcagcagcaaacgattcaCTGCTCGAGTTTGCATActtcgcagcagcagtctcAACTTCAAACCTCCAATAAACGCAGTAACAGTAGTCACCGCAGAGATAAAGGTAAAGATAAGACTACACATCACAATCAGCGGGATAAAAATGAGCAGGGATcacaacaccagcatcaacaacaacagccacagcagcaacaccaacaacaacaacaccagcagcaggaacaaccACAAttacaacagcaccaccaacaacaggaacaacaacagcagcagcagcagcagcagcagcagcagcaacaggaacagcagcagcagcatgaacagcaacagcagcagctacaacaggaacagcaacaacaggagcagcaacaacaaaaacagcagctgcaacaggaacagcagcagctgcaaccacaagcacagccacagcagcaatcacatcaccatcaccaccacaacaactaCCAACATCACGTCTCAGAGGATATTGTTCCTAGCGGCAACAGCAATCGTTCATCCGCCATTAGTACTAGCAGTTGCACTTGCTCTTCTTATGGGGGTCAAGTGAATGGTCTtccccagcaacagcaatcacCTTGTTCCAGCACATCTTGCATTTACTCAAAAAGCATGCTTAGTGAAGGTAGTGGTCCTAGTACCGATGCAACGATGATTACGAAGCAGCGGTTAAGCAAAATAGGTGGTAGCACAGGTACTAATAGTAATACTACACTAATGACTGCCGTTGGATCGCCTATAGCTTCAAGTACAGCCAACAGTAATAATTCTCTTAATACATCCGGGCCAACGTTGTACGTCAAAGATGTGTGCAAG ATGATAAACACTGCATCATCCACCATTTCCTCAGAAAACACCATCTCACCAAATGTAAACAGTAACAGTGTAATAGACATTACTGGTGGAAATAGTTATTCCACAAATTCAATGGTCTCAAAGGTACACCTACAAAATTCATTACAGTGTACTGCCGATGTAAACAAGAATAAAATCAGTAGTTGCAACATGACAG TTTCTTCTGGAATGTTCTTGGCAAGCGAAGGAACATCAGTCAGCCCTGGCTTACATACGCAGGATGGAATGATGTATGGTTCCAGCCCACCACCCGCCAAACGTCATAAAGGAGATCGAAAGGATATGGTAGACGTATGCGTGGGAACATCAGTCGGAACTATCACAGAACCAGACTGTTTGGGACCCTGTGAACCAGGTACTTCAGTAACGCTTGAAGGCATCGTTTGGCATGAAACAGAAGGTGGTGTTTTGGTTGTAAATGTAACCTGGCGAGGGAAAACTTATGTTGGTACGCTAATCGACTGTACCAAACATGACTGGGCGCCACCAAG ATTCTGTGACTCTCCAACGGAGGAATTAGATTCGAGGACACCAAAAGGCCGTGGCAAACGTGGCAGAAGTAGTACAATGCTTCCATCTAACGATCTTAGCAATTTTACGGAAACTAGAAGTTCG ATGCACAGTAAATTGAGAAATGGTGGCTCTAAAGGTCGCGGAGGACGTGGAGGAGTAATAGAACCGAATTCGGCTAAGCTTCAAACGGGAACTTCAGGATCTAATACGCTTACTTCGGGCAACAGTGCGAGCTGTGCTGTTGCAACCATTGGCTCCAACAATACTCCTTCAACATCGCCGATAGCATTTCTACCGCCGCGTGCAGAGAAACGCAAATCAAAAGACGAATCTCCATCTGcgcatgctggtggtggtaactCGGGAGCTGTATTTATAACCGGTGGTGGAAGCCTTGCTGGTAGCACCAATGTTTCTATCGGAAACAATGTGATAAACCCAACAAACGAGACTACGGGAAATTCCCCCGATAACGTTTTGAACAGAGGATCAAAtagcggtggttgtggtgatggtatGATGGCTAGCGGAACTCAGTACGCAATTGCTGGTCCTGCAGTTGGACTCAGTGTTAATGTCGGGGGTGCAGGAATTTCTGTCGGCAAGAAAAGTAAAGTCAGTACGTCGCCATGTGCTATTTCACCAGTTCTTTTGGAATGTCCAGAGCAAGActgcaacaaaaaatacaagcATGCAAACGGTTTAAAGTACCACCAAAGTCACGCCCACGCAGGCAGTGCATCATCGATGGATGAAGATTCACTGCACGCTCCGGAATCACCTCAACCAACgaagacaccaccaccgcctccagtTATTTCTCAACTTGGAGCAGCAGTGGAAACGTGTAGCGGATCCCAGCCAAATATACAGACCGGCAAACTCTTGCTAAATCCGGAAACTAGTGCGCTGGCGGTCTCCAACAAAAGTGAGTTGGTACTTGCTTTatcaaccacaacaacgaTCGCCGCAGACCAAACCTCTTCCAATTCTACTGCTATTGTTTCAACAGTGCAATCTGGCAGCGTTCCATGCACTTCAACTTCGTCTAGTCAATTATCACAACAAAGCCTAGGGTCACAACCTTCCCAAAAGATGTTGACTACAGCGGTACAAGCTACCTGTAACACTATAGCAAGCATAAACGATAGTGAGAGTTCCGTAGCTCACATGATAGGAGGCATTCTACTTCAACCGTCTTGTAAATCAGCTgatcaaacagcaacaaaaacgaatACATCTGAACTGAATGATAATATCGCAAGCAATGGATGCGATATGGGTATGATATCATTAAATG ATGAAGCGGATGTTTCTGCAAAGTTGGAAATTGGGGCAGGCTCCAATAGTAGATCATCAGCTAGCGTATCAACAATACTCTCAGGTTCTagtgccggtgacg CAGCAAAAACTCCCAGCAActttgcgaaacaaaaaaagatacGAAAGTCACCCGTTCCTTCTGAATATGATGCAATGACGTCATCGGCAAGTAATCGCACAGAAGATGTACAAAGTCCTGCGTATAGTGATATCAGTGATGATTCCACTCCAGTCACTGACTTGACCGAAATACCTACAAATAATGGAGAAGGCAGTG AGAAATCAAAGGGACCTCATCTAACTGAAGCATCGGTCACGCGAAAATCAAATGAACTGTCAGGTGAAGGTGTAACTAGTGCAGCGAAAAGCAGTTCAACAGCAGTTGGTTCGTTGGGGCAATTGACGGGATACGGTCTTTACCCATTCTATTCTGGTTTGCCGCATCAACAACCACCTACAGCAGGAGGTTCGTATATACAAACGGCCCCAGATCTAGGTTCAG GACCAGGATCGGCATCATCCAGTGGCGTAGTTGAATACATTAAAAACAAGGAACCTCCTTTGGATCTTATCAATAAACCAGGCGCTGGTTGTTCATCGCAAATTTCATTGCATCAACAACCAACTGCATCAGCATTGCCCACACCACCAACATTAACGTCTGGAAGTACTCCGCCTAGCACGGACGTTGCACGTGGTACAGCTATGAATTCTTCGGTGGTGGGAATGTCACATCAAGATGACATTAAAGATGGCTCTATTTTGAGTGCTGGTCCTCTATCAACACCTCCTGGAAGTAAAATGTTGCAGCATTATTATCCCTATGG TTATGTAGCGTCAGGATACAGTTATCCTGGTCTCGATCCCGGCTATGGCCCATTGCCAGTAATGACAGAAGAATCAAAACATAATTCGATTGTCACGGTGAAGGAGGAGCGATTTAAGGAGAGCCAAGGAACGAGTGAATATAACAAACTAGCATTAACACCA GTGATGGCAACTAAAATAATGAAATCCGAATCATTGAAAGATATTAAGACTGAGCCAGTCCTAAGCGTTGGTGCACATCACGGTTCAGGATTGCTTACGAAGGAACAATCGTTAACGAGTCTGAACTCGCAACCGCCACCTTCTCCCTTACCACCCCATTCGCTAGGACCGTATGGTAACATATTTCAGCGCCACGGTTTAAACGCAGCATCTCCAACTGGTGGACTACCACCATCCACTGCCACGCATATTTCTACTAGAGATGAAGATTTGCGGAG ATTATTCAGTTACTCTGAACAAAGGCGCGTTTCGTCAGGCAGCGGCAATGGGCCGCCCCCAGGACATCCGATAGCAACAGGTATTAACCCAAAGGAAGAATCACATTCTCTGTCATCGCATACGACACAATCACAACACCAGCCTATGCTGGCAGTGAGTCAGCCAGGTGCAAAAAGTTCGAAATCTTCTTCCTCGTCCCTGCAAAGTAGCTCGTCTTCGACTGTCAAGGGAATGGTGAAATCTTCTGATGTTACCAGCATAAAGCTGCaacaggaagaaaaagagagtaaTGTAAAGGTCAAGCAAGAAGGTCAGAAGCCAACAATGGAAACTCagggaccaccgccaccgcccacGTCACAGTACTACTCTCCGTCGTTGTACATGAGCGCAGCACCGTTCGGGTTCGATCACAATCACCAGATGTACCGGCAAATGTTGGTTTCCACAGCACCCTATAATGCGTCTCCGTATCACTTGCAAATCCCTCGTTTTAACCATCCACCGGAGGATCTTTCGCGGAACCAAAGTACAAAGGCCTTGGACCTTTTGCAGCACCATGCCAATCAATATTACAACTCGCATAAAATTCACGAGCTAGGTGAGCGAGCACTAAAAAGTCCCACCAGCAGCTCAGTCAAAGTAAGCGTATCTAATTCCAATCTCTCCCAGCAAGCAAGCTGCCAAAATCCTAATTTATGCATCCCTTCGCCAAACAATAGTAGCACGGGTTTAtctttgcagcaacagcaatctgTTGTTGTCGGACAACAACAGTCCTCTTCTAATTCAactggtagcggtggtggaatAGGTACTACTAACGTCGGTGGCAGTGTTGGCTGCGGCGTTGGtagtggaagtggtggtggagataTTGGTAGCGGCAACGGTAgtagtggtggaggtggtgataGTGCTAtaggcggtagtggtggtggcagtggagcaCCTCCtttacagcaaacatcatcacAGCAGCAATCGATTAATTCTATAGGAACCCATATGCAAG GGTCGTTAGTGAATAACAATGGCCCAGCTAGTAGCAATAGCGGTAGTGGCGTGAACAATGGCAATGGTTCGTCAGTTATTAGTAGTACCGGTGGAAGTGGCGCAAAGGATTGTACACATAGCATGGATCATCATGGTAATACGAGCGGCAATaactcacagcagcagccatcgggAACAAGTGGACAATCATTGACTGGTAGTGGCAATAGCAATGTAAGAAGTCCGCCACCGCAACGACATGTTCACACGCATCATCATACACACGTTGGCCTTGGTTATCCCATGTTTCAAGCTCCTTATGGTG CAGTTTTAGCGAGTCCCCAAGCCGCTGCTGTAACCGTGCTAAGTCCATTCCAAACCGGACCAACAGCGAAATGA